One Aquisediminimonas profunda genomic region harbors:
- a CDS encoding protein adenylyltransferase SelO family protein yields the protein MIRTPQPGILRPARDILDIADFIGDPVTGADFPETRVRFRNDRWAKTVGLADLDDAQWALHFGRFAPLAGSLETPLALRYHGHQFRVYNPEIGDGRGFLFAQLRDGEGRLLDLGTKGSGQTPWSRFGDGRLTLKGAVREILATEMLEALGVNTSKTFSVIETGEALHRGDEPSPTRSAVLFRLSHGHIRIGSFQRLATLGDDANLARLTDYALARYYDAPGGDDAAVRLLSHVTERTADLAASYMVAGFVHGVLNSDNINISGESFDYGPWRFAQVFDPGFTAAYFDEGGLYAFGRQAEAIHWDVVQLAIALSRIADQEALVDALNRFADLYREALVRRMLWRLGVAPKGAESDIGLVQSIEAALIASRVEIDRFFFDWQGGTRRAASPADAAYAEESFADVRQRLAGYQSARPLDHPYWAGEAPVSMSIETVENLWSHIAERDDWGPLYAHIEAVRTMGQAMLG from the coding sequence ATGATTCGAACTCCGCAACCCGGCATCCTGCGCCCCGCCCGCGACATATTGGACATAGCCGACTTTATCGGCGATCCTGTGACAGGCGCCGATTTTCCCGAAACGCGCGTGCGCTTTCGCAATGACCGCTGGGCGAAGACTGTCGGCCTAGCGGATCTCGACGACGCCCAATGGGCCCTCCACTTCGGCCGCTTTGCGCCGCTGGCGGGCTCGCTCGAAACGCCGCTGGCCCTGCGCTATCACGGGCATCAGTTCCGGGTCTACAATCCCGAAATCGGGGACGGGCGTGGCTTCCTGTTCGCGCAACTGCGTGACGGGGAAGGCCGTCTGCTGGATCTTGGTACCAAGGGTTCGGGCCAGACGCCCTGGTCCCGCTTTGGCGACGGGCGGTTGACGCTCAAGGGTGCGGTGCGCGAAATCCTTGCAACGGAGATGCTTGAGGCCTTGGGCGTCAACACGTCGAAGACCTTTTCCGTGATCGAGACGGGCGAAGCCTTGCACCGCGGAGATGAGCCCTCGCCGACACGTTCCGCGGTCCTTTTCCGGCTGAGCCACGGCCATATAAGGATCGGCAGTTTCCAGCGGCTGGCGACTCTGGGCGATGATGCCAATCTGGCGCGGCTGACGGATTATGCCCTGGCACGCTATTATGACGCGCCGGGCGGGGACGATGCCGCGGTTCGCCTCCTCTCGCACGTGACAGAGCGCACGGCCGATCTGGCCGCATCCTATATGGTCGCGGGCTTTGTCCACGGGGTCCTCAACAGCGACAATATCAACATTTCCGGGGAGAGTTTCGATTATGGCCCCTGGCGCTTTGCGCAGGTGTTCGATCCCGGCTTCACTGCCGCCTATTTCGATGAGGGCGGGCTCTATGCCTTTGGCCGGCAGGCCGAGGCCATTCATTGGGACGTGGTCCAACTGGCCATCGCCCTGTCGCGGATCGCGGACCAGGAGGCGCTTGTCGACGCGCTCAATCGCTTTGCCGATCTGTATCGCGAGGCGCTCGTCCGCCGCATGCTGTGGCGGCTGGGCGTCGCGCCCAAGGGAGCCGAGAGCGACATTGGACTGGTCCAGTCGATCGAAGCGGCCCTGATTGCCAGCCGGGTCGAGATCGACCGCTTCTTCTTTGACTGGCAGGGCGGAACGCGGCGCGCTGCCTCGCCCGCGGACGCGGCTTATGCCGAAGAGAGCTTCGCCGATGTCCGCCAGCGCCTTGCAGGCTATCAATCCGCACGACCCTTGGACCACCCCTATTGGGCCGGAGAGGCGCCTGTCTCGATGAGCATTGAAACGGTCGAAAACCTGTGGTCCCATATTGCCGAGCGCGACGATTGGGGCCCGCTTTATGCCCATATCGAGGCGGTGCGCACGATGGGTCAGGCCATGCTGGGCTGA
- a CDS encoding alpha/beta fold hydrolase, translated as MAAQTQHEDGFWWSKDGLRLHYRDYAGRTDRPPILCIPGLTRNARDFAHVAERLSGEWRLICVDLRGRGESGYSKLPMSYGPLTYLQDIEDLLETLQIGRFVCFGTSLGGLMTMMLAAHRTGRIAGALLNDIGPVIEEAGLERIRGYVGKSASWPSWMHAARATENILATAHPDYEITQWISLSKRLNRLTAQGRIVPDYDMRIAEPMRHPAVAVDLWPALDALRDVPVHILRGELSDILSADTAAAMVKRLPHARLSIISRTGHPPELDERESIEAIDALLAEVARQA; from the coding sequence ATGGCAGCACAGACGCAACATGAAGATGGCTTTTGGTGGTCGAAGGACGGTTTGCGGTTGCATTATCGCGATTATGCCGGTCGTACTGACCGTCCTCCCATTCTCTGCATTCCGGGCCTGACTCGAAACGCCCGCGATTTTGCCCATGTTGCCGAACGGCTCTCAGGCGAATGGCGGCTGATCTGCGTCGACCTGCGCGGCCGGGGAGAAAGCGGTTATTCCAAGCTGCCCATGAGTTACGGGCCGCTCACCTATCTGCAGGACATCGAGGATCTGCTGGAGACGTTGCAGATCGGCCGCTTTGTGTGCTTCGGGACGTCGCTTGGCGGATTGATGACGATGATGCTTGCGGCGCACCGCACGGGGCGCATTGCCGGAGCCCTCCTCAATGACATCGGTCCGGTGATCGAGGAGGCAGGGCTTGAACGAATTCGTGGCTATGTCGGCAAGTCTGCCAGCTGGCCAAGCTGGATGCATGCAGCGCGTGCAACCGAAAATATTCTGGCCACAGCGCACCCTGATTACGAGATTACGCAATGGATCAGCCTGTCCAAGCGGCTCAATCGGCTTACGGCGCAGGGCCGGATTGTGCCAGACTATGACATGCGCATTGCAGAGCCCATGCGCCATCCAGCCGTGGCTGTTGATCTCTGGCCGGCGCTCGACGCACTGCGCGACGTTCCCGTCCATATTCTGAGGGGTGAACTATCGGACATCCTGTCTGCTGATACGGCAGCTGCAATGGTCAAGCGGCTACCCCATGCGCGGCTCAGCATCATCTCGCGGACCGGGCATCCTCCCGAACTCGATGAGCGGGAATCGATCGAGGCAATCGATGCACTGCTGGCGGAAGTGGCTCGTCAGGCGTAA
- a CDS encoding NAD(P)H-dependent flavin oxidoreductase produces the protein MFKGLKPIVYGGREVWPLIEGGKGVSATNHASAGAWAAAGGIGTVSAVNADSYDPTGKIIPQVYASRTRRERHDELIQYGIAGGIAQVQRAWELSGGVGAININVLWEMGGAQQILHGILEKTKGMVSGVTCGAGMPYKLSEIASSYGVSYLPIISSARAFRALWKRAYSKAAEFLSAVVYEDPWLAGGHNGLSNAEDPLRPEDPYPRVKALRETMREGGIPDETPIVMAGGVWNLKEWEHWIDNPELGQIAFQFGTRPLLTQESPIPQGWKDRLMTLEEGDVLLHKFSPTGFYSSAVRNPFLRNLEARSERQIPYSGEQAGDHTHQLDVGVKGRNFWVTRGDLLRAREWYGQGYTAALKTPDNTLVFVTTEERDMIRKDQTDCMGCLSHCGFSSWKDHDDYSTGYLADPRSFCIQKTLQDIAHGGDTEQNLMFAGHAAFRFKKDPFYSNGFVPTVKQLVDRILTGD, from the coding sequence ATGTTCAAGGGTTTGAAGCCGATTGTCTACGGTGGTCGCGAAGTCTGGCCGCTGATTGAAGGTGGAAAGGGCGTTTCGGCAACGAACCACGCGAGTGCGGGCGCTTGGGCGGCTGCAGGCGGAATCGGCACTGTGTCTGCGGTGAACGCCGACAGTTATGATCCGACCGGCAAGATCATTCCCCAGGTCTATGCCAGCCGCACACGGCGCGAACGGCATGACGAACTCATCCAGTATGGCATCGCTGGTGGCATTGCCCAGGTCCAGCGGGCGTGGGAACTTTCAGGGGGCGTCGGCGCGATCAACATCAACGTCCTTTGGGAAATGGGTGGAGCCCAGCAGATCCTGCACGGGATTCTTGAAAAGACGAAGGGCATGGTTTCCGGCGTGACGTGCGGGGCAGGGATGCCCTACAAACTGTCCGAAATCGCCTCCTCCTATGGCGTTTCCTATCTCCCGATCATCAGCTCGGCCCGGGCCTTTCGTGCGCTGTGGAAGCGTGCCTATTCAAAGGCGGCCGAGTTCCTCTCGGCGGTTGTTTATGAGGATCCCTGGCTGGCCGGCGGGCACAATGGCCTGTCGAATGCGGAAGATCCGTTGCGGCCGGAAGATCCCTATCCCCGCGTCAAGGCGCTCAGGGAAACGATGCGCGAAGGCGGCATTCCGGATGAGACTCCGATCGTGATGGCAGGCGGTGTCTGGAACCTCAAGGAATGGGAGCACTGGATCGACAATCCCGAGCTCGGCCAGATTGCCTTTCAGTTCGGCACACGTCCGCTGCTGACCCAGGAAAGCCCGATCCCGCAAGGCTGGAAAGACCGGCTGATGACTCTGGAGGAGGGCGATGTCCTGCTTCACAAATTCTCCCCGACCGGCTTTTACTCAAGCGCCGTCCGCAATCCATTCCTCAGGAACCTCGAAGCGCGGTCAGAGCGGCAGATTCCCTATTCGGGTGAGCAGGCCGGGGATCATACCCATCAGCTCGATGTTGGCGTGAAGGGCAGGAACTTCTGGGTGACGCGCGGTGATCTTCTGCGCGCGCGTGAGTGGTATGGCCAAGGCTATACCGCGGCGCTCAAGACCCCGGACAATACACTCGTCTTCGTCACGACCGAAGAACGCGACATGATCCGAAAGGACCAGACAGACTGTATGGGCTGCCTGTCGCATTGCGGCTTTTCATCATGGAAGGACCATGATGATTACTCGACTGGCTATCTGGCGGACCCGCGCAGCTTCTGCATCCAGAAGACGCTGCAGGATATTGCGCATGGCGGAGACACCGAGCAGAATTTGATGTTTGCCGGCCATGCTGCTTTCCGCTTCAAGAAGGACCCGTTCTATTCGAACGGGTTCGTGCCGACGGTGAAGCAGTTGGTGGACCGGATCCTGACGGGCGATTGA
- a CDS encoding flavodoxin family protein — MAQAAATGAANEAKVMLRDAAAAEPNDLLVADGYLFVCPENLASMSGEMKAFFDRCYYPVLGRIEGRPYAVMICAGSDGEGAARQIARIATGWRLKPVAEPLIVCTHAQAPAEILAPKTIAEPDLVRCRELGAAIAAGLALGIF, encoded by the coding sequence ATGGCCCAGGCAGCAGCGACTGGAGCTGCGAATGAGGCCAAAGTGATGCTGCGCGATGCCGCTGCTGCGGAACCTAACGACTTGCTGGTCGCAGACGGCTATCTCTTCGTCTGCCCCGAAAACCTCGCAAGCATGTCCGGCGAGATGAAGGCATTTTTCGATCGCTGCTACTACCCGGTTCTTGGCCGGATTGAGGGGCGCCCTTACGCCGTCATGATATGCGCCGGCTCTGACGGTGAAGGTGCAGCGCGGCAGATCGCGCGCATAGCCACCGGTTGGCGCCTGAAGCCTGTCGCCGAGCCACTCATTGTCTGCACGCATGCGCAAGCACCGGCAGAGATACTCGCACCAAAGACGATCGCCGAGCCCGACCTTGTTCGCTGTCGCGAACTGGGAGCGGCCATCGCTGCCGGGCTTGCATTGGGAATATTCTAG
- a CDS encoding PaaI family thioesterase, whose translation MNALPDGLFPVTQTNALEAFDWIFAPWIKEMGLTDWEVREGFVSARLPLNDHLKFFSGAICGQALMAAIDTVASMASATGPRTGKGTVYQHTHFLRPAINEEFRVAAEVKRFGKSSTYVECSVTFAGSGDLVAHAVLEFAF comes from the coding sequence ATGAACGCGCTGCCAGACGGACTGTTTCCTGTCACCCAAACCAATGCCCTTGAGGCGTTTGACTGGATTTTTGCGCCCTGGATCAAGGAGATGGGCTTGACCGATTGGGAAGTCCGCGAGGGTTTTGTGTCGGCGCGACTCCCGCTCAACGATCACCTGAAGTTCTTTTCCGGCGCCATTTGCGGGCAAGCCCTGATGGCTGCGATCGATACGGTTGCGAGCATGGCGTCGGCAACGGGCCCCCGGACCGGCAAGGGTACAGTCTACCAGCACACCCATTTCCTTCGACCCGCGATCAATGAAGAGTTCCGCGTCGCAGCCGAGGTCAAGCGGTTCGGCAAATCGAGCACCTATGTCGAGTGCAGCGTCACCTTTGCCGGCTCGGGAGATCTGGTCGCCCACGCAGTCCTTGAGTTTGCCTTTTGA
- a CDS encoding acyl-CoA dehydrogenase family protein: MMFELPAEITAYLGELDNFIEREIKPIEQRDDNIRFFDHRRENARTDWDNDGHPRADWWALLAEMRAVADKAGHFRFAIPAEFGGKDGSNLAMAAIRYHLARKGLGLHNDLQNESSIVGNLVQVLMLRDFGTEEQKREFIPQMLAGKMGWSFGLTEEHHGSDATHMDTRAVPEVRDGVAGYLINGNKMWTTGLPYTSHVMTFARTSGEDGKARGITCFVVPTDTPGFEIGEYMWTFNMPTDHPKVKYTNVWVPESAILGKLDEGLAVAQHFVHENRIRQAASSLGAAQYCIDEAVKYARERKPFGKALAVNQAIQFPLVELATDAEMLRLLILKTAAEMDTMTKPEVAIRLSDKVSMCNYKANRLVCNAADFAMQVHGGMGYSRHKPFEHIYRHHRRYRITEGAEEIQMRKVAGHLFGFMG, from the coding sequence ATGATGTTCGAACTGCCGGCCGAGATCACGGCCTATCTCGGCGAACTGGACAATTTTATCGAGCGCGAAATCAAGCCGATTGAACAGCGCGACGACAATATCCGTTTCTTCGATCATCGCCGTGAAAACGCGCGTACAGACTGGGATAATGACGGACATCCGCGAGCCGATTGGTGGGCCTTGCTTGCCGAAATGCGGGCTGTGGCCGACAAGGCGGGCCACTTTCGCTTCGCGATCCCGGCCGAATTCGGCGGAAAGGACGGATCAAATCTTGCCATGGCAGCAATCCGGTATCACCTCGCCAGAAAGGGTCTCGGGCTTCACAACGATCTGCAGAATGAAAGTTCGATTGTCGGCAATCTGGTTCAGGTCCTGATGCTGCGCGATTTCGGGACAGAGGAGCAGAAGCGGGAATTCATCCCGCAAATGCTCGCGGGCAAGATGGGCTGGAGCTTCGGCCTTACCGAAGAACATCATGGTTCGGATGCAACACATATGGACACGCGGGCCGTTCCTGAGGTCCGCGACGGCGTGGCGGGCTACCTCATCAACGGCAACAAGATGTGGACGACGGGCCTGCCCTACACGAGCCACGTCATGACCTTCGCCCGAACAAGCGGAGAAGATGGAAAGGCGCGCGGCATCACCTGCTTTGTCGTGCCAACCGATACGCCAGGCTTTGAAATCGGCGAGTATATGTGGACGTTCAACATGCCCACAGACCACCCGAAGGTGAAATATACCAATGTCTGGGTGCCTGAGAGCGCCATCCTTGGAAAGCTGGACGAAGGCCTTGCCGTGGCGCAGCATTTCGTCCACGAAAACCGCATTCGTCAGGCAGCCAGCTCGCTGGGTGCGGCACAATATTGCATCGATGAAGCGGTCAAATATGCGCGTGAGCGCAAGCCGTTCGGAAAGGCTCTGGCTGTAAACCAGGCGATCCAGTTTCCGCTTGTCGAACTTGCAACGGACGCGGAAATGTTGCGCCTTCTGATCCTCAAGACAGCAGCCGAGATGGACACGATGACCAAGCCCGAAGTGGCCATTCGCCTGTCCGACAAGGTCAGCATGTGCAATTACAAGGCCAATAGGTTGGTCTGCAATGCTGCCGATTTTGCCATGCAGGTGCACGGTGGCATGGGTTATTCCCGTCACAAGCCGTTCGAACATATCTACCGTCACCACCGGCGGTATCGGATCACCGAGGGCGCCGAGGAAATCCAGATGCGCAAGGTCGCCGGGCACTTGTTCGGCTTCATGGGCTGA
- a CDS encoding phosphotransferase family protein: MSLDPSLLAQALARMAGGVALPIEHLGRLSGGANMESWSFDWGGGGYVLRRAPSHEMMEGRPFGHAVEAAIVRAARQAGVSAPEVVGELVAEDRLGSGYVMRRIEADVSPARILSDPPPALLADIARELARIHTIPVSEFQHLPSADAATMVRDLKTRFASYGGDRPVLALAIKWLEDHVPAPVPPTLLHGDFRIGNLMANADGLAAVLDWELCHLGDRHQDLAFGCINSWRFGHIDRPAFGVGDLPQFWAAYEAESGVTVEPDRFRFWLIYSTLWWGMCCLQMADIWRTGLDKTLERAVIGRRVSETEVDLLMLLEEDAPETQRLPIRLDQPAEPRRQGEPSTVEMLEALSDWLEKDIKPKAEGRDRFMAAVALNALGMLGREASHPMTILDKGLADDLLAGRLTLATPGLLAKLKKSSLAKLSADQPKYSALTAAIRKWST, translated from the coding sequence GTGAGTCTCGATCCGTCACTGCTTGCACAGGCCCTCGCGCGGATGGCCGGTGGTGTCGCATTGCCCATCGAACACCTTGGCCGGCTTTCAGGCGGCGCAAACATGGAAAGCTGGTCGTTCGACTGGGGCGGCGGTGGCTATGTCCTGAGGCGCGCACCCTCTCACGAAATGATGGAAGGCCGCCCGTTCGGACACGCTGTCGAGGCCGCAATTGTGCGCGCTGCTCGTCAGGCCGGCGTGTCGGCGCCCGAAGTTGTTGGCGAACTTGTGGCCGAAGACAGGCTTGGCAGCGGATATGTCATGCGGCGGATCGAGGCGGACGTCAGCCCTGCCCGGATCCTCAGCGATCCTCCCCCTGCGCTGCTTGCAGATATTGCCCGCGAACTGGCCCGGATTCACACAATTCCAGTGAGCGAATTTCAACATCTGCCTTCAGCTGACGCCGCAACGATGGTTCGGGACTTGAAGACGCGCTTCGCAAGCTACGGCGGCGATCGTCCCGTCCTCGCGCTGGCGATAAAATGGCTGGAGGATCATGTCCCCGCTCCTGTTCCACCAACTTTACTTCACGGCGACTTTCGCATCGGCAATCTGATGGCCAATGCGGACGGCTTGGCCGCTGTACTTGACTGGGAACTTTGCCACCTTGGTGACAGGCATCAGGATCTCGCTTTTGGCTGCATCAACAGCTGGCGCTTCGGCCATATTGACCGACCAGCTTTCGGCGTTGGCGACTTGCCACAATTCTGGGCCGCCTATGAGGCTGAGAGCGGAGTTACTGTTGAGCCTGACCGGTTTCGCTTCTGGTTGATCTATTCGACACTCTGGTGGGGGATGTGCTGTCTGCAGATGGCCGACATTTGGCGAACAGGACTGGACAAGACGCTGGAACGGGCAGTGATCGGCAGACGTGTCTCTGAAACCGAAGTCGATCTGCTGATGCTGCTGGAGGAAGATGCGCCCGAAACGCAAAGGCTCCCCATTCGCCTGGATCAGCCCGCAGAGCCAAGGCGGCAGGGTGAGCCGAGCACCGTCGAAATGCTTGAAGCGCTCTCGGATTGGCTGGAAAAGGACATCAAGCCCAAAGCTGAGGGCCGTGATCGTTTCATGGCAGCGGTCGCGCTCAATGCACTTGGCATGCTCGGGCGCGAAGCATCGCATCCCATGACCATCCTCGACAAGGGTCTTGCCGATGATTTGCTCGCTGGCCGTCTGACGCTGGCGACCCCGGGCCTGTTGGCAAAGCTCAAGAAATCATCCCTAGCTAAACTGTCTGCTGACCAACCCAAATATTCGGCGCTTACCGCTGCGATCAGGAAATGGAGTACATAA
- a CDS encoding CpaF family protein has protein sequence MSAFGRRNGPGGPGGNRPTFGVARPMQGGSAAPHRPDDAANGGSQFPPIGSAQLPPDEDIPVPVGEKLTAMQRLSERENAVDAPQQKAEGFEASVHKIKEQVLPRLLERIDPEAAATLSKDELAEEFRPIIGEVLAELKLTLNRREQFALEKVLVDELLGLGPLEELLNDPLISDIMVNGPEQTYIEKKGKLEIAPIQFRDEAHLFQIAQRIVNQVGRRVDQTTPLADARLKDGSRVNVIVPPLSLRGTAISIRKFSAKPITLDMMAKGGSMSEKMATALKIAGACRFNIVISGGTGSGKTTMLNALSKMIDPGERVLTIEDAAELRLQQPHWLPLETRPANLEGQGAITIRDLVVNALRMRPDRIILGEIRGSECFDLLAAMNTGHDGSMCTLHSNSPREALGRMENMVMMSDIKVPKEAISRQIADSVDLIVQVKRLRDGSRRVTNITEVIGMEGPVIVTQELFKFEYLSEDENGKIVGEYRSMGLRPYTLDKAKQYGFDQPLLEACL, from the coding sequence ATGAGTGCTTTTGGACGACGCAATGGGCCCGGTGGGCCGGGCGGCAATCGCCCGACCTTCGGCGTCGCGCGTCCGATGCAGGGGGGCAGTGCCGCTCCGCATCGTCCGGATGACGCAGCAAATGGCGGCTCCCAATTTCCTCCGATAGGTTCCGCCCAACTTCCGCCCGATGAGGACATCCCGGTTCCAGTCGGCGAAAAACTGACCGCCATGCAGCGGCTGAGCGAGCGCGAAAATGCCGTGGATGCTCCGCAGCAAAAGGCAGAAGGCTTCGAGGCATCTGTCCACAAGATCAAGGAACAGGTGCTGCCAAGGCTGCTTGAACGCATTGATCCTGAAGCTGCTGCCACACTTTCGAAGGATGAGCTGGCTGAAGAGTTTCGGCCGATCATTGGCGAAGTGCTCGCCGAACTGAAGCTGACACTCAATCGCCGCGAACAATTCGCCCTCGAAAAAGTGCTGGTCGATGAGCTGCTCGGCTTGGGTCCGCTTGAAGAACTGCTCAACGATCCTCTGATTTCCGATATCATGGTCAACGGACCAGAGCAGACCTACATCGAAAAGAAGGGCAAGCTCGAAATCGCGCCGATCCAGTTCCGGGACGAAGCGCACCTGTTCCAGATTGCCCAACGCATCGTGAACCAGGTCGGTCGCCGGGTCGACCAGACAACGCCCTTGGCAGACGCCCGACTGAAAGACGGTTCACGCGTCAACGTGATCGTGCCGCCGTTGAGCCTGCGCGGAACTGCGATCTCGATCCGTAAATTTTCCGCCAAGCCCATCACGCTCGACATGATGGCGAAGGGCGGTTCGATGTCCGAGAAGATGGCAACAGCGCTCAAGATTGCAGGTGCCTGTCGCTTCAACATCGTCATTTCCGGCGGTACGGGTTCGGGCAAGACCACCATGCTCAACGCATTGTCGAAGATGATCGATCCCGGTGAGCGCGTGCTGACGATCGAAGACGCTGCCGAACTTCGCCTGCAGCAGCCACACTGGTTGCCGCTCGAAACCCGGCCGGCGAACCTCGAAGGCCAGGGCGCCATCACGATCCGTGATCTTGTGGTGAACGCCCTGCGTATGCGTCCTGACCGGATCATCCTTGGCGAAATTCGCGGGTCGGAATGTTTCGACCTGCTGGCTGCCATGAACACGGGCCATGACGGCTCGATGTGTACGCTTCACTCCAACAGCCCGCGCGAAGCGCTGGGACGTATGGAAAACATGGTGATGATGTCGGACATCAAGGTGCCGAAGGAAGCCATCTCCCGCCAGATCGCCGACTCGGTGGACCTGATCGTCCAGGTGAAGCGCCTGCGCGACGGTTCACGCCGCGTCACCAACATCACCGAAGTGATCGGCATGGAAGGTCCCGTGATCGTCACGCAGGAACTCTTCAAGTTCGAATATCTTTCGGAAGACGAGAACGGCAAGATCGTGGGTGAGTATCGCTCGATGGGGCTGCGGCCCTACACGCTCGACAAGGCCAAGCAATACGGCTTTGACCAGCCCCTGCTCGAGGCCTGCCTCTAG